Below is a window of Cryobacterium sp. PAMC25264 DNA.
GGAACAGAGCAAAGCCAACGGGCTGCACATTCTGCGCCTTACCCCGGTCGAACCCGTCGTGGAGATCCACGTGGCGTGGAACCAACTGAATCGTGAAGCCTCGGTGAACTCTGTCATCGAGAGCCTCATCGAGCTTGCCGAGACGCTGCGTTTTGCCCAATAGTGCCCCCTTTCAGCGATTGTGCAGAGCAATCGAACGTTCGGATTCTGGTCGTTGATGCCCGTCGCCGCAGCAGACACGATGGTGCACGACCGGCCCTGAGATCCTGCGGCCGCCAACGAAAGTGACCCATGCAACTCACCCCACTCGGCGTCCTTGCGGGAATGCCCAGCTCCGGCCAGGGCAGCTCCGGCTACCTCGTGCAGACCTCCGCTTCATCGCTGCTACTGGATGCCGGACCCGGCACCGCACTCACGCTCAGCAGCCACCTCGATGACCGGCCGCTCGACGCGGTGTTCATCAGCCACCAGCACAGCGACCACATCTACGACCTGCTGCCACTGGGCAAGATGCTGCTCGGCCGGCGCCTGCACCGCGACGAGCGCACCGGCGAGCTCACGGTCAACGAGGCCGTCGCCGCCGTGCCGCTGTTCGTGCCGCGCGGCGCACTCGCGGCCCTGGTCACCTTGGCGCAGTTGTTCCCGGTGACGACGCATCCGCTGCTGGACCGCTCCTTCGACCTGGCGTTCGACGTGCACGAGTACGAGCCGGGCGAGACGCACACCGTCAACGACCTGGCGCTGCGTTTCGAGCTGCTGCAGCATGTCACGCCCAACTGCGGCATCCGCGTCGAGGCCGGCGACGACAGCCTCGTCTACACCGGCGACACCGGCGTCACGGATGCGCTGCCCGCCCTGGCCGAGGGCGCCGGCACCCTGCTCAGCGAGAGCACGCTGCGCGAAACCGACCGGAGCGGCCACGGCCACCTCACCGCTACCGAAGCCGCGGACGCCGCGCGCGCCGCCGGCGTGGCAGAGCTGGTGCTCACCCATTTCAGCAGCACCGACCCCGCCGACCACGCCTGGCACCGCGACCGGGCCGCCGGTATCTTCGCCGGTCCAGTTGCCATCGCCCAGCCCACCATTCCCCTCACCGTCGCCCCCACCCAGAAGAAGGTTTCCGCATGAACGTGTTCCGCCCGTCCCGCTCAGCGCCGTCGTTCTCAGCGCCGTCGTCACACCCAGCTCGTCGCCGGCTCGCCGCCCTCCTCGCGGTCGGCTCGGTGCTGACTGTCACCGGATGCGCCGCCGCCGCCGAGGCCGGCCCCGCCGAAGACGTCACCATCACCTTCAGTTCCTACAACTACGGCACCGCCGGTGCGGCCGGTGAGGGCACCCAGGCCCTGCTCGACGCGTTCGCCGACCAACACCCGAACATCACCGTGGTCCCCGAAGCCGTTCCGGTGGCGGATGTTCTCACCAAGACCAAGACCGCCGTGGCGGCAGGCATCGCGCCGGACGTGGTGCAGCTGGGCTATAGCAAGCTCGCCGAGGCGCTGGAGACCCTGCCGATCCAGTCGATCGAAGACATCGCCGGCGACGAGTGGACCGAACACGCCGAGGGCATCAACCAGGCCCTGATCGAGACCGGCGAACGCGACGGTACCGCGCATGCCCTGCCCTACACGGTGTCGATCCCCACGGTGTTCTATAACGCCGACCTCTTTCGGGCCGCCGGGCTCGACCCCGAATCGCCGCCCACAAGCATCGAGGAGGTAGCGGCGGCCGCCGAAGCCATCACCTCCACGGACCACTACGGTGTCTACTTCGGCGCCGTCGACACCGGCAAGTCCGACTACCTCACCCAGTCGGTCATCAACAGCGCCGGCGGTGCGATCGTGAACGCCGACGGCGACATCACCCTCGATTCCCGCGAGGCCATCGCGGGCCTCACCGCCGTGCAGGACCTCACCATGCAGGGCCTGCAGCCCGCCGTGGCCGTAGATGATGCGGTCGCCGCGTTCTCCTCCGGTGACCTGGGCATGCTCGTGATGACCACGGCGGTGCTCGGAAACATCAGTGCGGCAGCCGAGGGCAACTTCGAGCTGCGCACGAGCGGCTTCCCCACCTTCTCCGACGATCAGGAGGCCCGACCCACGCATTCCGGCGCGAGCCTCGTGGTCCTCAGCGACGACGCAGCCAAGCAGCAGGCCGCCTGGGAGTTCGTGAAGTTCCTCACCAGCAAGGAGGGCTACACGATGATCACCGAGAACATCGGCTACCTCCCCTTGCGCGCTGACCTCGCTGACGACCCCGAGTACCTGGCCGACTACTTCGCCGAGAACAAGCTGCTGGTGCCCGCCCTCGACCAGCTGGCCACCCTGGCGCCATACCTGTCCTTCCCCTCAAACAAGGCCAACCAGGCCACCGTGCTCTTCCAGGACAACGCGGTCTCACCCATCGTGTTGCGCGACGCCGACGTGAAGACAACGCTCACCGAGGTGGCCGACCGCATCCGCGATCTCGTCGGCGCTCCGTGACGGTAATGCTCTCTCCGGCCCCGGGAGCGGTCTCCGCCGCGCCCCGGGGCCGCGGGCCCCACCGCCCCAGCCCGCGAGCCGGCCGCGCCTGGCCGTACCTCACTCCGTTGCTGGTACTGCTGTTCGCCTGGGTGTACGGGCCGGCTCTGTTCACCGGCGTCCTGTCGTTCCTGGAGTGGAACCTCACGGGTGCTCCCGGCGGGTTCGTGGGCCTGGAGAACTACGCCCGCCTGCTGCGCGAGCCCGAGTTCGGGCGGGCGGCGGGCCAGACCATGCTCTACGCGGTGGCCCTCCTGCCGTTCTCCACCATCGTTCCGATGTTCCTGGCGATCATGCTGTGGCAGCGGCCCGGCCGGGCCAGCACCGTTTATCGTTCGTTGCTCTTCCTGCCCGTCATGGTCGCTCCGGTTGCGGTGGCGGTGTCCTGGCGATTCCTCCTCAATCCGCTGCAGGGCCTGGTCAACGAGGTCATCGGTGTCGTCGGTCTGCCGCCGATGAACTGGCTGGGCAACCCGGCGAGCGCCCTCATAGTGATCGTGCTGGTGACCGCGGCCAAGGTCACCGCGTTCAACATGCTGCTCTACAGCGCCGCCCTCTCTACGCTGGACCGGCGCACCCTGCAGGCCGCCCGGCTCGAATCCGCCAGCGCCTGGGAGACGACGCGGTTCATCGTGATTCCGCAGCTGCACAAGACCACGATTCTGCTGGGCCTACTCAGCATCGTTCTGGCCGGGCAATGGGTCTTCACCAATGTCTCGGTGCTCACCCAGGGCGGTCCAGACGGGGTCACCGACAACGTCTACTACCGCATCTACACCCTCGGGTTTGAATTCTTCGAGACCGGGATGGCGTCGGCCGCGGCAGCGATCGTGCTGCTGTTCTTCGCACTCGCCAGCCTCGGCTGGGTACTGCTGACTCGATCGAACCTGAGGAGATCCAGTGCCAACCGCTGACCGCGCGCGTACCGGCGCCTGGCATGTCGTGCTCATCGGGGTGATCCTGATCATGACCTTCCCGGTGCTCTGGGGCATCCTCACCTCGTTCAAACCGGCGAACGACATCCACTCCCTCTCCCCGTTCTCGGCCCACCCCACCCTCGACCACTACGTGCACGCGATCACGGCCTGGCCGGTGGGGCTGCTGCTCGGCAACACCTTCGTGATGGCGGCCGGTGTGGTGATCGGACAGGTTCTCATTGCCGTTCTCGGGGCGTTCGCCCTGGCCTACTTCGCACCCCGGTACCGCAATCTGGTGCTCACCCTGCTCACCATCTCGCTCGCCATCCCGCCGCAGGCGCTGATCATTCCGCAGTTCCTCATGACGGCCAAGCTCGGCTGGCTGAACACCGACGTGGGCCTGATCGTGCCGCAACTGGGCTCATCCGCCCTGGCCGTGCTCCTTCTCCTGCAGCACGTGGACGGGCTCCCCGGTTCGCTGCTGAACGCGGCCAAGCTCGACGGCGCCCGCCCTGTCGAGGTGCTGTGGAGCATCGTGCTGCCGGCGCTGCGCCCGGCGATCGCGGCGGTCAGCATCCTGGTGTTCATCACCACCTGGAACGAGTACCTCTGGCCGTTGCTCGTAGCACCCCGCCAGATCGATACCACCGTGCAGATCGGCCTGCGGCAGTTCGAGACCGCGGAAGGCACCAACTTCGGCGGTCTGCTCGCGGCCGCCACCCTCACCAGCCTGCCCATCCTCATCGTCTACCTCGTCGCGTCGCGGCGCATCACGGACGCCTTCCTCCAGTCGGGACTCAAATGACCCTCAGCACCCTCGCCGGCGACATTCAACTCGTCGGCCTCAGCAAAACCTACGGGAGTGCCACCGCGCTCGACGCCATCGACCTGCACATCCCCGCCGGCTCTCTCACCGTCATTGTCGGACCATCGGGGTGCGGCAAGTCCACCCTGCTGCGGGTGCTGTCCGGGCTGGAGACCGCGAGCACCGGCGACCTACTCCTCGGTGGCGTTGCCCTCACCGACCAACGCGCCGGTGACCGCGACGTGGCCATGGTCTTCCAGGACTACGCCCTGTACCCGCACATGTCTGTCGCCGCGAACCTGTCGTTCGGCCTCCGCCTGCAGGCCCGACATGACCGCCGCACCGGACCGTCCAAGGACGAGATCACCCGCCGCGTGTCGGATGTCGCCAGCCTGCTCGGGCTCGACGCCCTGCTTGAGCGCAAGCCGTCCCAGCTCAGCGGCGGGCAGCGGCAACGGGTGGCTCTGGGCCGGGCGATCATCCGCCGGCCCCAGGTGCTTCTTCTGGACGAACCGCTCTCTGCGCTCGATTCGCAGCTGCGCGCCAGTGCTCGGGCGGAGATCCTGCGGCTGCACCGCGAGATCGGCGCCACTCTGGTGCTTGTCACGCACGACCAGCATGAGGCCTTGTCCATGGCCACGCACCTCGTGGTGATTGACGCCGGCCGGGTGGCGCAGTCCGGTACGGCAGAAGAGCTGTTTCACCGGCCGGCGACGGAGTTCGTCGCGACCTTCGTCGGCTCCCCTGCCATGAATCTGCAGCCGGAGCAGAACGACGATGGCCGCGTCGGCTGGCGTGCCACCGATGCCGCCGTGCTTGGGGATGTGCGTCACTCGGCGTCGGTGACGGCATCCGGCGATCTGGTGGTCTCCGGAACCACCGAGCTCTGTGAATTCACCGGGGACGGCCAACAGGTGCTCGTGCGAAACGACGAGCGCAGCTTCACCATCACCCAGCTGGAGGGCGACTCCTGGCTCCGCCCGGGCGAACCCATGCACGCCATCATTCCCGCCTCCCGCCTGCACCACTTCGATTCGAACGGACGCCGTCGTAATGCCAGTTGACCTCTCCCCCTCCCTACCCGCTTCGACCACCCTCGACATCGTCTGGTGCGACTTCGGCGGCGTGCTCACCCCCCACCTCGACGGGGCCGTCGGGCACATCGTCGACGCCAGCGGCGTGGCCTGGAGCGTGCTGATGGATGCGGCGGCACACGTGGCGGAAGACCTCGGCGTCACCGGGCTTGGCCCGCTGGAGCTCGGCCTGATCAGCCAGGCGGAATGGGGCGCCCGCATGGAGGACGCGCTGCCGGCGGATGTGGCGAGCCTGGTAAACCTCGGCCGCTGGGACGAGTACTGGTACCGGAATCGCCCGGTGAACACCGAACTCCTCGCCGAACTGAACCGGCTGAGCGCCGCCGGCGTGCGCATCGGCATGCTCACCAACAGCGTCGCCGAGTGGGAACCGCACCGGGCGCGGATGCTGGCCGGCGTCGACGTCTTCGACGCCTTCGTGCGCTCGCACGAAATCGGGCTCGCCAAGCCCGAACCGCGGATCTTCGCGCACGCCGACCTCCAGCTGCACCCGGAAGGTGGTCGGGTGGTGCTCATCGACGACATCGTCGCGAACTGCGAGGCGGCAGACGCTCACGGCTGGACGGGCATTCACCATGTGTCGACGAAGGCCACCGTCGCCACCCTGCGCGCACTGATACCGATGGAGTGAAGCCGACGTAGTGAGGTCTGTGGTGACGACGGCCCCCATCGTGGGGCAGAATGGGCAGACGAGTTCCAATGGAGGACAGCATGAGCGGCGACACCCAGGACGAACCGATTCAGGACCAGCACAGCTTCACCGATGACGACATGGTGGCGGGTATTCTGGTGCAGCACGAGGCCGACTTGGCCGGCCACGACGAGGCCGAGGTTCTGGATGCGCTGCGCGAACGTCTCGCCGACGGCGGTCACGACATGACCAACGAGGTTCTCAGCGAGCACGCGCATCGCATTGCCGGGCTCACTCCGAACAAGTTCTCCCAGCAGTAACCCGCGCGTTCCCGTCTCGGTGCGAGGGCTTCCTCAGACGGCGCAGCCGGTGGCGATGTACAGCGCGCTCAGGGCGCCCCGCGCGGTGATGGCAACGTTCTGCGGGTAGTCACTGAGAACCGGAGGCCGGCGCAACCCGTCTTTCGGGCTCCAGCCCCAGACCGAGTGCCGACCGATGTCGAGCAGCATGGCCGCGGTCGCCTCAGAGACGGATGCCCACAGGTCGGTCACGACGAAGTACACCTTCCACGGCTTTCCGCGGGCCACAACCGCCTCCAACGTTGGGCACGGGCGGGCGCCCCTGAGCATCGTGTGGTGGTCTGTGCGGCATCGATCAGGGAAGTCGGGGTGGGTCGGTGGCGCCGGCCTATGTCGTTTCGCGGGCACGGGCGGTTGCCACCAAAAGCTGGGGCAGCGAGGGCACCCCGGCCGCACGGAAAACCTCGCGGCCGTCGGCATCACGGATGATGGTCGTCGGGGTGTGCTCGATGTTCAGCGACTCGGCACGTTGCGGGTCGCCGGCCACATCGAATTCGACCAGCGTCGACCCCGGTACGAGTTGGAGGATCCGGTTCAGGGCCATCCGTGTGGTGCGGCAGGCGCCGCAGAACGAGGTGGAGAACAACTCGAAGTGCACGGCTGGGTCCGCGGTGAGCGGGCGTGGAGCTGTGGGCATTGCGGGCTTCCTGCCGCAGCGAAATCGGCATCACCGCGGTACTGGATGCAACGCCTCGACACCTCGCCTATTCCGCCTCTCGGTCACTCCTCAGCGTGCCTCGGGCGGCCCGGCCGAGCGCCAGATCGAAGATCAACAGCCCGATGCCCGCGACCGTGACGGCAACCCCGGCCAGCGTGACCTCCACGAAGCGGTTGGACCGCAACTGGAACACCGCTGCCAGCAGGAAGCCCGTAAGAATCTGGGAACCGGCCTGGATGACGCGCACCTCCTGCAGCAACTCGTTCCAGTTGCGGTCCAACCGTTCGGTGACGGTTTCGTCGCGGCCGTCGTGGGCCGCGTCAGGCTCCTCCGGAAGCGGAGAAAGGGAATCGGTCATCGGTGAACCCCTTCCGAGGCGGCGCTTCGCGTTGGGGAGAATCGACCTAGCGTCACCCGATCGAATTCACCATACCCAGGGCCCGCACCAACGGCCCGGCCAGAATCTGGAGTTTTCATGCCCCAGATTTCGTCCACGGCGCGGTTTGTTGCCGGGTCGCGCATCCGCCACATTTTCGAGATCGCCGCCGACCTGCTCGACTTCGCCGCCCGGCACGACCTCTGGGTGCTCAGCGCCGTGGGCCGAGGAGTTTGTGCTCAACCCTCGGGGTGGCGGTGGCGCCCGGCTCGGCCTTCGGCGCCTGCGGGGAGGGCTGGATCAGGATCTGCGCCGCCGGCCAGCGGAAACCGCTGCTCACCGCGCTGTCCCGGCTGCCCGCCGTCTAGGCACCAGAGTGGACATCCGCCCCGAAAGCCGCCCCGTATGGCGGGCGATCAGACGGTCGGCACCACGTCGGCGCGGGTGCGTGCGAACACCGTCTTCAGCGACACCCGGCTGGTGTACTGGATCGACCCGTACCGGAAGAGCCGCACGGCCAGCTGGAGCACGAGCGCGGCGAGCAGGAACAGCTCGACGATGATCACTGCCGCCTCCCACCCGTTCAGGGTGCCGAACGCGTTCCGCAGCATCGCGGTGAGCGGCGCCGAATAGGGGAAGTAGGTGAACACCTGCACCACGAAGCTGTGCGGACTCGAGACGATCGAGGAGACCGCGTACAACGGCATGACCAGCAGGATGATCAGCACCGCGGACAGGCTGCCCGCGTCTTTGGCCGTGGGCATGATCGCCCCGATGGCCACCAGCGTGCCGGTGAACAGGGCGAACCCGCCGATGGCCAGCAACGCTCCCACGATCATCTGCACCGGGTCGAAGGTGAGCGCCGAGAAGTCCAGCTCCGGGATGTTGAGCGAGTCGCGGAAAAAGACGTAGGCGATGGCGACGGGCGCGAGGAACACGAGCACTTGGGTGAACCCCACGATGAAGAGCGAGATGATCTTGCCCGTGATCAGCGTGGTGGGGTTGAGGGTGGTGAGGATCATCTCGGTGACCCGATTCTCCTTCTCCTCCAGCGTGCTCGTGAGCATCTGGTTCGAGAGCAGAGTGAACACGAGGAAGAAGACCACCACGTAGATCAGCGGCGGGATCACGCCCATGAAACCGGCGGCCTTTTCACCGTCGGCGTATGTGGTGGCGTCCACCGAGACGTTGCCCCGGGCCAGCTCGGCCAACGCCGGATCCCCAATCTCGTTCTGTGCGCTCAGGACGAGCAGCTGCGTGGCCACGGCGTCGTAGGCGCCGTTGCCGAAGAGTCCCTTGTCGACGCCGGACACCTGCACAGCGGCGGTACTCGGGTCGGCCGGGTACACGAAGTGGGCGTCTTCGGTGCCCGCCTTCACGGCGGCGATCGCGGCCGCGTCATCCGTCACGGCCGTGCCGCCCATCTTCGACGCCACGGCCGGGTCGACATAGCCGGATGCGTCGCTGTAGGTGAACGTGATCGCGGCGTCGGCCTGGGCATCCACGGTGCTCGCGGCCGACGTATTGCCGATGATCATGAGGGCCATCACGATGGCGATACCGACCGGCACCAGCAGGGTGGTGATCCAGAACCGTCGTTTGCTGAGCGTGCGGCCGACCTCGAATCCGATGACCGTTTGGAGGTTGTGCCGGGCCATTAGCGTGCCGCCATTTCGTTCTGTTCGCCGTAGACGCTCACGAAGATCTCGTCC
It encodes the following:
- a CDS encoding MBL fold metallo-hydrolase, with protein sequence MQLTPLGVLAGMPSSGQGSSGYLVQTSASSLLLDAGPGTALTLSSHLDDRPLDAVFISHQHSDHIYDLLPLGKMLLGRRLHRDERTGELTVNEAVAAVPLFVPRGALAALVTLAQLFPVTTHPLLDRSFDLAFDVHEYEPGETHTVNDLALRFELLQHVTPNCGIRVEAGDDSLVYTGDTGVTDALPALAEGAGTLLSESTLRETDRSGHGHLTATEAADAARAAGVAELVLTHFSSTDPADHAWHRDRAAGIFAGPVAIAQPTIPLTVAPTQKKVSA
- a CDS encoding ABC transporter substrate-binding protein, with the protein product MNVFRPSRSAPSFSAPSSHPARRRLAALLAVGSVLTVTGCAAAAEAGPAEDVTITFSSYNYGTAGAAGEGTQALLDAFADQHPNITVVPEAVPVADVLTKTKTAVAAGIAPDVVQLGYSKLAEALETLPIQSIEDIAGDEWTEHAEGINQALIETGERDGTAHALPYTVSIPTVFYNADLFRAAGLDPESPPTSIEEVAAAAEAITSTDHYGVYFGAVDTGKSDYLTQSVINSAGGAIVNADGDITLDSREAIAGLTAVQDLTMQGLQPAVAVDDAVAAFSSGDLGMLVMTTAVLGNISAAAEGNFELRTSGFPTFSDDQEARPTHSGASLVVLSDDAAKQQAAWEFVKFLTSKEGYTMITENIGYLPLRADLADDPEYLADYFAENKLLVPALDQLATLAPYLSFPSNKANQATVLFQDNAVSPIVLRDADVKTTLTEVADRIRDLVGAP
- a CDS encoding carbohydrate ABC transporter permease, translated to MLSPAPGAVSAAPRGRGPHRPSPRAGRAWPYLTPLLVLLFAWVYGPALFTGVLSFLEWNLTGAPGGFVGLENYARLLREPEFGRAAGQTMLYAVALLPFSTIVPMFLAIMLWQRPGRASTVYRSLLFLPVMVAPVAVAVSWRFLLNPLQGLVNEVIGVVGLPPMNWLGNPASALIVIVLVTAAKVTAFNMLLYSAALSTLDRRTLQAARLESASAWETTRFIVIPQLHKTTILLGLLSIVLAGQWVFTNVSVLTQGGPDGVTDNVYYRIYTLGFEFFETGMASAAAAIVLLFFALASLGWVLLTRSNLRRSSANR
- a CDS encoding carbohydrate ABC transporter permease; amino-acid sequence: MPTADRARTGAWHVVLIGVILIMTFPVLWGILTSFKPANDIHSLSPFSAHPTLDHYVHAITAWPVGLLLGNTFVMAAGVVIGQVLIAVLGAFALAYFAPRYRNLVLTLLTISLAIPPQALIIPQFLMTAKLGWLNTDVGLIVPQLGSSALAVLLLLQHVDGLPGSLLNAAKLDGARPVEVLWSIVLPALRPAIAAVSILVFITTWNEYLWPLLVAPRQIDTTVQIGLRQFETAEGTNFGGLLAAATLTSLPILIVYLVASRRITDAFLQSGLK
- a CDS encoding ABC transporter ATP-binding protein; the encoded protein is MTLSTLAGDIQLVGLSKTYGSATALDAIDLHIPAGSLTVIVGPSGCGKSTLLRVLSGLETASTGDLLLGGVALTDQRAGDRDVAMVFQDYALYPHMSVAANLSFGLRLQARHDRRTGPSKDEITRRVSDVASLLGLDALLERKPSQLSGGQRQRVALGRAIIRRPQVLLLDEPLSALDSQLRASARAEILRLHREIGATLVLVTHDQHEALSMATHLVVIDAGRVAQSGTAEELFHRPATEFVATFVGSPAMNLQPEQNDDGRVGWRATDAAVLGDVRHSASVTASGDLVVSGTTELCEFTGDGQQVLVRNDERSFTITQLEGDSWLRPGEPMHAIIPASRLHHFDSNGRRRNAS
- a CDS encoding HAD-IA family hydrolase; its protein translation is MPVDLSPSLPASTTLDIVWCDFGGVLTPHLDGAVGHIVDASGVAWSVLMDAAAHVAEDLGVTGLGPLELGLISQAEWGARMEDALPADVASLVNLGRWDEYWYRNRPVNTELLAELNRLSAAGVRIGMLTNSVAEWEPHRARMLAGVDVFDAFVRSHEIGLAKPEPRIFAHADLQLHPEGGRVVLIDDIVANCEAADAHGWTGIHHVSTKATVATLRALIPME
- a CDS encoding thioredoxin family protein: MPTAPRPLTADPAVHFELFSTSFCGACRTTRMALNRILQLVPGSTLVEFDVAGDPQRAESLNIEHTPTTIIRDADGREVFRAAGVPSLPQLLVATARARETT
- a CDS encoding DUF6328 family protein, which codes for MTDSLSPLPEEPDAAHDGRDETVTERLDRNWNELLQEVRVIQAGSQILTGFLLAAVFQLRSNRFVEVTLAGVAVTVAGIGLLIFDLALGRAARGTLRSDREAE
- a CDS encoding ABC transporter permease — encoded protein: MARHNLQTVIGFEVGRTLSKRRFWITTLLVPVGIAIVMALMIIGNTSAASTVDAQADAAITFTYSDASGYVDPAVASKMGGTAVTDDAAAIAAVKAGTEDAHFVYPADPSTAAVQVSGVDKGLFGNGAYDAVATQLLVLSAQNEIGDPALAELARGNVSVDATTYADGEKAAGFMGVIPPLIYVVVFFLVFTLLSNQMLTSTLEEKENRVTEMILTTLNPTTLITGKIISLFIVGFTQVLVFLAPVAIAYVFFRDSLNIPELDFSALTFDPVQMIVGALLAIGGFALFTGTLVAIGAIMPTAKDAGSLSAVLIILLVMPLYAVSSIVSSPHSFVVQVFTYFPYSAPLTAMLRNAFGTLNGWEAAVIIVELFLLAALVLQLAVRLFRYGSIQYTSRVSLKTVFARTRADVVPTV